In Buchnera aphidicola (Eriosoma grossulariae), a genomic segment contains:
- the gmk gene encoding guanylate kinase, translating into MNTGILFIVSAPSGTGKSSLIQAFLKKTVLCDVHVSISHTTRKIRPGEYHGKHYYFISKKKFLQMIQEQDFLEYAKVFNHYYGTSKTIINHYLSNGLNIFLDIDWQGAQQIRKKILTARSIFILPPSKLELYRRLQTRGQDTNQVISKRMRKAVSEMQHYVEYDYLIINDEFNLAVSHLELIIRAEQLNINRQKHIHKNLIKKLITQY; encoded by the coding sequence ATGAATACAGGTATTCTTTTTATTGTTTCTGCTCCTAGTGGTACTGGAAAATCAAGTTTGATTCAAGCATTTTTAAAAAAAACAGTATTATGTGATGTACATGTTTCTATTTCTCATACGACTAGAAAAATTAGACCAGGTGAATATCATGGTAAACATTATTATTTTATTTCTAAAAAAAAATTTTTACAAATGATCCAAGAACAAGATTTTTTAGAATATGCTAAAGTTTTCAATCATTATTATGGTACTTCTAAAACAATTATTAATCATTATTTATCTAATGGTTTAAATATATTTCTTGATATTGATTGGCAGGGAGCACAACAAATCCGCAAAAAAATTTTAACTGCTCGTAGTATTTTTATATTGCCTCCATCAAAATTAGAATTATATAGAAGATTACAAACAAGAGGTCAGGATACGAATCAGGTTATTTCTAAACGAATGAGAAAAGCAGTCTCAGAAATGCAACATTATGTAGAATATGATTATTTAATTATTAATGATGAATTTAACTTAGCAGTATCTCATTTAGAATTAATTATTCGTGCTGAACAGTTAAATATAAATCGTCAAAAGCATATTCATAAAAATTTAATTAAAAAATTAATTACACAATATTAG
- the typA gene encoding translational GTPase TypA, with amino-acid sequence MNQKIRNIAIIAHVDHGKTTLIDKLLQQSGTFDIHETQTDRIMDSNDLEKERGITILAKNTAIQWKGYHINIVDTPGHADFGGEVERVLSMVDSVLLVVDALEGPMPQTRFVTEKAFNYGINPIVVINKIDRENSRPNWVIDQIFDLFINLNANDKQIDFPIIYTSALKGISGRNINHMKNDMTDLYQAIIEYVPAPLKNYNEKLQMQISQLDYNNYLGVIGIGRIKKGSIKPNQQINITDSYGKNKLGKINQVLTYIGLKRIPTDLAISGSIVAITGIEKISISDTICDPTEINPLPKLSIDEPTIKMFFSVNSSPFSGKEGKYITSRQISARLQKELIYNVALNMEETNNSNTFCVYGRGELHLSILIENMRREGFELEVSRPKVIFREFDGEKQEPFENIVLDMDIKYQGIVMKFLGERKGEMLNITPINKNRIRLEYTLSSRALIGFRSEYISMTSGTGLFYSSFSHYGNLQKNNIGQRRNGVLISNGTGMAVAFALYNLQERGKLFLSHGAQVYEGQIIGLHNRSNDLTVNCLTGKKLTNMRASGTDESITLTPHICMTLEDYLGFINDDELVEITPKNIRIRKKYLTENERKRLFRKKNKES; translated from the coding sequence ATGAATCAAAAAATAAGAAATATAGCAATTATCGCTCATGTAGATCATGGAAAAACTACATTAATTGATAAATTACTACAACAATCTGGTACTTTTGATATACATGAAACACAAACAGATAGAATTATGGATTCTAATGATTTAGAAAAAGAAAGAGGAATTACAATATTAGCTAAAAATACTGCTATTCAATGGAAAGGATATCATATAAACATTGTTGATACTCCCGGACATGCTGATTTTGGTGGTGAAGTAGAACGTGTATTATCTATGGTTGATTCTGTATTATTAGTCGTAGATGCTCTAGAAGGACCTATGCCTCAAACTCGTTTTGTAACAGAAAAAGCATTTAATTATGGAATAAATCCTATTGTAGTCATTAATAAAATTGATAGAGAAAATTCTAGACCTAATTGGGTTATTGATCAAATTTTTGATTTATTTATTAATTTGAATGCTAATGATAAACAAATTGATTTTCCTATAATTTATACTTCAGCGTTAAAAGGAATTTCTGGAAGAAATATAAATCATATGAAAAACGATATGACAGATTTATATCAAGCTATTATAGAATACGTACCTGCTCCATTAAAAAATTATAATGAAAAACTACAAATGCAAATTTCTCAATTAGATTATAATAATTATTTAGGAGTTATTGGAATTGGAAGAATCAAAAAAGGATCTATAAAACCTAATCAACAAATTAATATTACTGATAGTTATGGAAAAAATAAATTAGGTAAAATTAATCAAGTATTAACTTATATTGGATTAAAAAGAATTCCTACTGATTTAGCAATTTCAGGATCTATTGTCGCAATTACTGGAATAGAAAAAATTAGTATTTCAGATACAATTTGTGATCCTACAGAAATTAACCCATTGCCAAAATTAAGTATAGATGAACCAACCATAAAGATGTTTTTTTCAGTAAATAGTTCACCGTTTTCTGGAAAAGAAGGTAAATATATTACTTCACGTCAAATATCTGCAAGATTGCAAAAAGAATTAATCTATAATGTAGCCTTAAATATGGAAGAAACTAATAATTCTAACACATTTTGTGTATATGGAAGAGGAGAACTACATTTATCTATCTTAATTGAAAATATGCGTAGAGAAGGATTTGAATTAGAAGTATCCAGACCAAAAGTTATATTCCGTGAATTTGATGGGGAAAAACAAGAGCCATTTGAAAATATTGTGTTAGATATGGATATAAAATATCAAGGTATTGTTATGAAATTTCTAGGAGAAAGAAAAGGAGAAATGCTCAATATTACACCAATAAATAAAAATAGAATTCGTTTAGAATATACACTATCTAGTAGAGCATTAATAGGTTTTCGTAGTGAATATATTAGTATGACTTCAGGAACAGGTTTGTTTTATTCATCTTTTAGTCATTATGGAAATTTGCAAAAAAATAACATTGGACAACGTCGTAATGGAGTTTTAATCTCGAACGGTACAGGTATGGCAGTAGCTTTCGCATTATATAATTTACAAGAAAGAGGAAAATTATTTTTAAGTCATGGTGCACAAGTATATGAAGGTCAAATTATTGGTTTACATAATCGTTCTAATGATTTAACAGTCAATTGTTTAACTGGTAAAAAACTTACTAATATGAGAGCTTCTGGAACAGATGAATCAATAACATTAACACCTCATATTTGTATGACATTAGAAGATTATTTAGGATTTATTAATGATGATGAATTAGTAGAAATTACTCCTAAAAATATTCGAATTAGAAAAAAATATTTAACTGAAAATGAAAGAAAACGTCTTTTTAGAAAAAAAAATAAAGAATCATAA